Part of the Falco cherrug isolate bFalChe1 chromosome 1, bFalChe1.pri, whole genome shotgun sequence genome, AAATGTAGGACAACACTACTATTATATTACCATCATTAGTAAACATACCACATTCTGAATCTTCTTCCTATTGGCAAAGATACGAAACCAAACTATTTACAAGAACCGTTTTTCCCTGCCCCTTCAGCGAAGTGAAATGTAGCACCAAATAGATCTTGTAAGTGATCTGATCTTTCTTCAGTCttcttttcctaatttttaGATACTCAGAGCATTACTTCCAAATTTGCCTGTGCTTCAGCTATTCAAGTTTGCATTTCTAACACAGCCATGCTATGTTTTGCTTCTAATAATGGACATCCCTAACTATGACACAGTTCATTATGCCACACTCAGTGAACAGTAATTCAGGTTTGAAAGTGGTATTCCATGCTAACATTGCATATATACTAGAGATAACaggaactgaaaaattacaaagtGAAATTCTCTTAACAAGGGAAGTAAAATTCTTTGGTGAGTGTAGAGACAATGCATGGAATCTGTTTCTTTGCATTAAAATCTTGCCGAGTTGAGCAGGACACATACTCTGCCACTCGGCGATTTACACGAGTTAGAATCTGCATGAGTTCAAGTTTCCTTCCATGTTCCTTCAGCACTTCACACACTGACTGAATAAACCAGGAGCCTTCAGCTGAATTCCTCCAGGAGTAAtagcctgcagaagagagagATGTCACATTGATCAGGTGTAGCAGCCTCCGATACAGGGCAGGATAACAATTACGGGAACAATGCCTTGTTTCCAACAGCaatcaatgttttaaaataaaacctcaaaaccACTAACCAACAAAACTTAGATTTGATAATCTCCCCAAACTGTCACTCGAAAGATTTTTCTAATCCTCTCATCTTTTCTCATCTAAGAAAACTTTCAACAGGTAGAAAATCAAAAGGCAGGAAACTATCTTCTGCTGCAACAGTCTCAGCCATTAACCGCTAACAACTGCCTCACAGAGTACACATCACTAAAAAGATGTGACGGTACAGATGGAGCCAAGGTGCAAAATGGATTTCAGTGTCGCTGTCTTCAGTACTACGTGCATGAATTAAAGACTGGAACCTAACTGATAATGCAAAGGGCATACTAAGGGCTCCGCCACCACTAATTTTGCTTAAGGATGCAATGAAAATAGAGTCGATAGGCACATAACATGTTGGTGTTTATCACCCACTTCTGCATATACATCTACAGATATCCCCTTGTTTTGTTCTCTTAGAATTAATAGTGCCTTTGATGTCCTGCTGTACACTATTCGAACAACTCACGTTAACTGAATTTATAGCAGATGAACATTTGAGAGTTTGCTAGTGAGAAAGATACATATTCAGGGTTTGGTGGTTGGGATTTTTGCTAAGAACTGAGAATAGCAAATACCTCAAAATCAGatcaggggagaaaaaactatcaagggaagaaaaatcatattttcatgaaaaagaacagatgaaGTAGCCACCTACTGACTGGATACAACTGCCAGTTGTCATCTACAGTATCAAAACAAACTGATATATAGATACAACTTCAGGAACAAAAATTTCTTTGCACGTCTCTCACCTGGAGCTGTAGAATATGCATACACGAAATCTGCTTCTACAGGTATTTTTTGACACACTGTTTCTTCTGATCCACTGTCTGCGAAAATACCAGAATCCAATTCTGTCCCTCTACAAGCCTATTAGGTGGAAAGAAGAAtggaacataaaataaaaaaaaccaaagaaatcaAGGCAGTGATCACGATCATAACAGtaatcttcttttcctgttttaaagacTATAATatcccaattaaaaaaaaaaacctgcaaaaataaCAAGAATTTGTATGGCACATTTCCATTAGACTCAGGAGAAAAGTAACTGGTATTTATTTCAGTCAGCTACACAATTTGGTTAAGATAGATATTAATTCAAAAGTGCACTCAGAGACTCACTAAAATATTGCCTACTGTTCAGACAGATTTTACGTAATTCATAGATTTAAGGTAAAGCAACCTCAGCTATTACAAATACTGCCTACCTAACAGGGCAGACTGTGCCACTTTTAGACCTGAAGATAATCTTATTCTAAAAGTAATTCCATTTAAATCAATTCTAGAAGCGATGAACTTTTTCATACTAGTAATTAATggaaaacaatgtatttttttaaagtatccaGCTGATTTGATGATCATTATTCAGCTGTACGTCACCTGAATGAAAAAGAGCTTGGGTTTTCCGGCTAAACTTCTGCACCTGTCACCTCTGAAAAGTCTTGTTAGCGCTCTCAGTTCAAGAAGACCATCTGTACCATAGATGAATCCTTCCTCACCATGGCTTAgcaacacacaaacaaaactgcTTCGCTTGCTGTGATCTTCTTCAgaaacttggaaagaaaaaaagagaattatcTTAACTTCCTGCATTCCCTAAAAGCTTTGAACATTTGACGCCTCCTATGTGACGGAAATCTTTAAGAACTAATTCCCATGTTTAGAAACTTCCAACCAGTTTTCACTTCGAACAAAAGAAGCCAGCCTACTTTACTTCAGGAGGCTGGACACAGAAAACTCTGAACTAAAGGCCGACACTACCCATTGTAAGACACGGCCACAGAATTAGGCCAGGAACACTGTCAGGAAGCAAAGAGGGTGCCCCCACAGTGTCTCAGAGTGTGAATGGTACATCTCACTCATGCAGTAATGGTCAGGCTCGTGATCTGGGACTGGACTGATGGGAAGTTCTGAGAAAGGATGGGGAAATCTTACCTCTCTTTCCAGTCAGAGATGCTTCGACTACTTGGATTACATGGGAACTGAATGGAATATGAAagttgctgctgcagggacctAGGTACTAGcatcacacacacccctcctCCCTGTAGCAAGGCCTAAAAAGACTTTTCAGGCCTCTAAATTTTGTACTTAAAGACATTTAAGCTTGATATGAGGTGTTTGTAGGtacttttttccatcttatgGTATGCAAAGAGCACAGAACAGATATTCTCTGATTGTCTTTCATTGCCTGACATTGTGGGGATTGTACTTGAGGACCAAGATGATTCCTTTAAATGTATGAAAAGATACAAACATGGTTTAAAAGAAAGGATCCCAAAGGAATTCCAAGTGGGGAAACGTAAGAAGATGCAAGAGTTTGTAGATGAAAAGTGTAACAGTCCCAAAAGCTGAAGTCATCTGTTCAGAGCTTGCCAAAAAACTGAATTTCCATTCTGgaaaaagtcagatttttttttcctcaagcaaTGCGCACCCAGGCATTTCTACAATCTATGGACAAGCACCTAGAAGAGTCAGGAAAGGCTGTTTTTTGGGAATCTCTAGTTAGGCTGCAGTCTGTGATTTACACTGCCTGTTAGGAGGCCTGGTACCACAGGTAAGGCAGAGGGCTTTCCACCTTCAGCTACCGTCAACGGACAGGCTGCACCTATACTAATTAACCATGCCTGGGAGCATTCTCTGGCACAAACAGTAACTGGCACTAAAGAACCTACATCTATGTTAgcaaacacattaaaaacaaaaccaaactgaacaccaaccaaacaacccccccacccacccgAACAGGATGGCAGCCGGCTAACTGGCTGTTGGGAATAATCCCTGAAACGCTTTTTACTGGTGAACTTGTGACCTGCAACAGGCACAGTCTGGGAGAGTGCTCGTAGGCATGAGCCACAGTCACACCACAGAACCCTCTAACAGTTAACTAGAATCGACTGTGTCCCAGGGCTACAGGTACCTCCAGGCACCGTTTAATTCGCTGGTCTGGATGTAGCCAAGTCCAAACAAAGCAAGActaacagcaacagcagtatAAAGCTCTCACTTGACACAGGGGTGTTTTGTTTCACAAGTCAAACAAAACATGAGCTGTTTCACTAGAAGAGTAACTGAGTTTGCACGCTTGCTGTTCTGGTCCCTCAATCAGAACCCCACCCCTGGATCAGGACACCTCTCAGGCCACACCACCAGGCATATAGCACAGAACCCAATTAAGCAGGTTTCTTTCCAACTCACAGAGCTTCAGTGGTCCCAGGGTCAGAATATAAATCAGTCTGCATTTAAGTTTCAGCcttttttccagccttcttTAGAAGATGAGAAAGGATACGGAGAGAACAGTCAAGGCACAAAAGATGGAGACACAGCAAAGGTGAATAAACATAGAAACTATGACGTACATGCCATCCTTAGCAATAAACCACTGGTAGGTGTGAAATATCATCTAAAAGAACCATGGAAGAAGACATGTGAGGGCTAGAGATATATTTGGAAACAGTGGTTGATTTAATACACACACTGAATGTATTATGACTTACCGTTTTTCAGTAGTTTAGAAATGTCATTGCATGAAAGATCATTGTTGACCTTTACTTTATATCCCAACTTCATAAAAACTTCTCTGACACTTGCAGCATCCGCATCTGTACCCAAACGGGGCAACAGCCCTATACGTAAgagaaatgtattatttttcatatgatATAGATGGCATAGTCTGATTGAGCCAAATTCTTCTCTCGCTTATACCTGTATCAGTCTGGATTATTATTCCATTATTTCAGATCCAGTCtaacagaaaaagcattgcACTGTCACACATATACCATCTCCCACTCTTTGTACCTATATTGTAGATTTATCTACtccttatttttatatttacctATCTAtacaaagacataaaaaataatttgtaaaacaGTAAAGGTAAGACGGGTTTGAACTGTCGAtcaatttttctctctgttactACTATACCCTAATGTGTTCCCCCTATACACGCTTGGAAGAATGCACTGAAATGAATCACACCCATTCACACCACTTCATTTTAGACTGCAATCAAAACTGGTCTGCATATTTTGAAGACTAATGCCACTAACTTATCTAAATTAAGGAAAACATAAAGAATTGAAAGTGGTACCAGTGTCTCTGTGGAAGTTCTTATTGTTTATTATCACACATTCTCCCATCTCTGGATAATCCATTCTGTAACTGTAGTCTGGCAGAATTCCAGAGTCCATCAACTTGCTAGCAGGCAGGTTCTTTCTGTATAGGAATCAGACAAACTTCAGGTGTTAATTTCTTAACTTTCTTTTCtagtttcaaaataataataataaattaaggTCATTTTATCAAAACCAACGAAACTTGTAAGGGTTTGCTACTTGATCCCTAGAAGTTCCCTCAATGAGTTCGCCaaggacaccaagctgagtggtgtggttgataccctagagggaagggatgtcaTCCAGAGGGAACTTGACGGGCTAGAGAGGTGGACCTGTATGTACATCAtcaagttcaacaaggccaagtatAAGGTCCTccacctgggttggggcaatcccaaacaTGGATACAGGCTGGGCGGTAAGTGGAATGCCAACAGCCCTATGCAGGACGACTTGAGGTattggtggatgaaaaactggatATGAGCTGGCAATCTGCACTAggagcccagaaagccaattgcgtcctgggctgcatcaaaagaagtgtggctaGCAGGTCCAGGGAAGCGATCCTCCCCCACTACCCCATTCTCATGAGACCCCACTGGGAGTAGTGTGTTCAACTTTGGGGCCCCAGCATAAGAAAGACACGGACCTGCTcaagcaggtccagaggagggccgCAAAGACGATCAGGgacctggagcacctctcctatgagcACAGACTGGGAgagttgaggttgttcagcctagagaaaaggcagctctgggggGACCTTGTAGCGatcttccagtacttaaaggggacCTACTGGAAAGATGGGGAGGGACTCTTTACTAGGGagtgtagtgataggacaaaggATAacggctttaaactgaaagagggcaaatttagactagatataaggaagaaatcctttactgtgagggtggtgaggcactggcccaggctgcccagagcagctgtgggtgccccatccctggcagtgcccaaggccaggctggatggggctgggagcaacctggtctggtggaaggtgttcctgcccatggcagggggttggaactagatggtcttgaaggtcccttccagcccaaaccattccatgattctaagTTATGTCTGTGAAATAAATGGGTAGATCTAGGACTAGTGAAAACTGTACTTGTCCAgaggttaaaataaataaaactgctttctaCAGTTATGGTCCCAAATAACATTTGTTTCAAGTGCAGTAAAATGTGCGCATACATGTGTCTAAAATGGTAATGGCTCTGCACAGGAGATTATGAAGAATTAGTTTAAGGAACCCAATTCTTGTATCAACAAGAAATCAGATAGGTTTTTCTAACATTATCTTTTGAAAGCTACATACCTACCTGGAGGCAAGATCAGCTCTGAGATTGTAAATCTATTCTGAATTTTAACCAAAAGTCATATTACCATTGGATTTTCACAAGTAAACATTCAAAACCTAGAAAGACCAAGACACTATACGCAGCTTAATTCTGCCTTAATGAGCACGCTGACTACACCACCACTGATGACTCTGCAACGGCTTTAAATTTTGCTCAGTTCATATATACTGAAGTCGGTATGGATTTTCTCATATAATCACACAGGCAAGTGGTTACACGATTGGGGCCCActgtcatattttattttacaaataaaaagccTGTAACGCTCTTAAATCCAATTTTCATTGAAATACTAAAAAGAACGATGTCAGAAACAAATTAAGTTCCCAAAGAGAGCATGATCTGATAGACGGTGCTACCCCAGCCTAACAACTAGCTGGTACCAGGAGGAACAGACCTGTGTTTCCCCTCTCCCACTCCTGTAAGTTCCCCTTGCATTTCTGCTTCCACACATACAACCCTACAGCAGGTCAGCTCGAGCAGCTGAACTGCCTGCCACAGGTTCCAGCTGAGCGCTA contains:
- the CASP3 gene encoding caspase-3, translating into MADTGDGPHLGKDLTDAKSIPGSKGKNLPASKLMDSGILPDYSYRMDYPEMGECVIINNKNFHRDTGLLPRLGTDADAASVREVFMKLGYKVKVNNDLSCNDISKLLKNVSEEDHSKRSSFVCVLLSHGEEGFIYGTDGLLELRALTRLFRGDRCRSLAGKPKLFFIQACRGTELDSGIFADSGSEETVCQKIPVEADFVYAYSTAPGYYSWRNSAEGSWFIQSVCEVLKEHGRKLELMQILTRVNRRVAEYVSCSTRQDFNAKKQIPCIVSTLTKEFYFPC